The genomic window CCGGAGCGTATTGCCCTCGTTCCCGACCACTTTGCGCCCAACAAGGACATCGCCTCGGCCATGCAGTGCAAGATCCTGCGGGACTTTGCACGGGAATGGAACCTCACGCACTACTTCGAAGTGGGCCGGATGGGGGTTGAACACGCGCTGCTTCCGGAACAGGGGCTGGTGCTTCCGGGTGACGTCGTCATCGGTGCGGACAGTCACACCTGCACCTATGGCGCACTGGGCGCGTTCGCCACGGGAGTGGGCAGCACGGATCTCGCGGCGGCGATGATCACGGGACGGGTCTGGTTCAAGGTGCCCTTTTCCATGAAGTTCGTGTACCGGGGCAAGCTCGGGCCGTGGGTGGGGGGAAAGGATCTCATCCTGTACACCATCGGACAGATCGGAGTGGACGGGGCCCGCTATCGAGCCATGGAGTTCACGGGGGAGGTCATCGACCGGCTTCCGATGTCGGACCGCTTCTCCATGTGCAACATGGCCATCGAAGCGGGCGCCAAGGCGGGCATCATAGCCCCCGATCCCGTCACCGAGGAATATGTGAAGGGGCGGGCCAAAAGATCCTATGAATTCTATCGGAGCGATCCCGATGCGGCCTTCGAATCCGTCCATGAATGGGACGTTTCCGCGTTCGAGCCCATGGTAGCGCTCCCGCACTCGCCCGCCAACGTTCGTCCGGTTTCCCGGATCCCGCGGACGGTCATCGATCAGGTGGTGATCGGTTCCTGCACCAACGGGCGCTACGAGGATCTCGAAACGGCCGCCGCAATCCTCAAGGGCAGGAAGGTCGCCCCCGGGGTACGCTGCATGATTATTCCGGCAACCCGGGAGATCTACCGGCAGGCCCTGAGAAACGGGTTGCTCGAGACTTTCGTGGACGCGGAAGCCGCGGTGAGCACCCCCACCTGCGGCCCCTGTCTCGGCGGTCACATGGGAATCCTGGCCGCCGGCGAAAAGGCCGTGGCGACCACGAACCGCAATTTCCTGGGTCGCATGGGCCACGCCGAAAGCGAAATCTATCTGAGCAATCCGGCGGTGGCGGCGGCTTCGGCCGTTGCGGGACGAATCGTCCATCCGGATGAACTGTAGTATGTTCGTTCCGAAGGCAACCATGGCGATGCAGATGAGGTCCATTCGATGAAACTAAAAGGAAAAGCATGGAGATTCGGGGATGACGTGGACACGGATGCCATCATTCCCGCTCGGTACCTGATTTCTTCCGATCCCAAGTTCCTTGCCGGGCACTGCATGGAAGACGCCGATCCCGAATTTGTGAAGAAGG from Syntrophobacter fumaroxidans MPOB includes these protein-coding regions:
- the leuC gene encoding 3-isopropylmalate dehydratase large subunit — translated: MPMTISEKILARHSGKSTVLPDDLIEAGIDFALGNDITAPLAIEAFRKVGASRVFDPERIALVPDHFAPNKDIASAMQCKILRDFAREWNLTHYFEVGRMGVEHALLPEQGLVLPGDVVIGADSHTCTYGALGAFATGVGSTDLAAAMITGRVWFKVPFSMKFVYRGKLGPWVGGKDLILYTIGQIGVDGARYRAMEFTGEVIDRLPMSDRFSMCNMAIEAGAKAGIIAPDPVTEEYVKGRAKRSYEFYRSDPDAAFESVHEWDVSAFEPMVALPHSPANVRPVSRIPRTVIDQVVIGSCTNGRYEDLETAAAILKGRKVAPGVRCMIIPATREIYRQALRNGLLETFVDAEAAVSTPTCGPCLGGHMGILAAGEKAVATTNRNFLGRMGHAESEIYLSNPAVAAASAVAGRIVHPDEL